TGGCGATTGTAGTAGTCAATTCTATTGGTATCATTAAGGGCTTCGGCAAGTGATAATTTCGGATCATTGAACTCATCCACACCtacaatataattattatgtAGTTACAAATTTAGACTTGTACCACTTGTGCGTGTTTTACACAAATAAGTGAAACATTTATCATGCGATTACTTAAGGctagaaaaaaattaccattttCGGTAATGTAAATAATTGGATTGTGATATTTTTCCTTTATGTAGAGTAAAAGATGTCGAATTCCTTGTGGATAAACATTTAACCATGCCGAAGCAGCCTGCACCAAAATTTGAAGATCTTTAGATTTTTAGGAGTCACATTTGTAAGTGCAAATCGATTAATGGTCGAAATCGTAAAGGCTTAATCTAGTAATTTGATGTGTACCTTTGGACCAATGAGGACCCCATTACGCTCAGCTGGCACAACACATATGAATATCAGAATCTAATTAGCCTATAAACTTAAATTGCTTGAATTAAATTCTGAATTTGTACTCACATGAAATATTAACGCCTGCATCTGTTGTGCAACTTGGGAATGCTGAGTTATTTTGAGGTGCATCACTTGCATAGTAACCCGTATAGTAATTTagtccaagaaaatcaaatgaagCAATTAGCAGCTTGGATTGttcttttgtgaattttggtAATCGGCTTCCGACACGAGATCGCATGCTTTGAGGATAGTCACCACTTGTCAATGGCTCAGCAAACCTATAAGAATGTAAAATTTTCAAGGATTAACTTGACATATATTATGTATTGCTCGCTAGTAAGTAgtaaatattatattcataAGCAAATTCGAAATACACTTGCCATCcaaacataaaatccaaagcTCGTAATgcagcttttttattttcttttacttccGATAGGGGCTCAAACCAATCTGAATTCAGCTCTATCCCTATCACTCCATTTTGAGACGCCTGCACAATAACatttagtttgtttgttttagagTCACAAAAAGGTAAAGTAGTTGCTCTCTTGTTGcaacaaactaattaattgTACCTGGTATCTATTTTTGTACAATTTTACAGCAGTTGCATGAGCAAGGAGCAGATGGTGTGCTACTAAATATGGTTCAGTTGATGAATCTCCGCCGGTGCAGTTTAGTTGCTGCCAAGCGGAGCATCGTCCCGGCGCAAGGGACCCAGTTGCATAACCATAGTAAGTGAAGGTATGCGGCTCATTCAGTGTGCTCCAATGCTTTACTCGATCACCAAATTCCTTATAACAAAGTTCTGCATAATCTTGAAAATGATTGCTGTATATACACATTTCAGAATGTAAATGTCATAATTGTAtttagtaattaaattttcaataCGATTCAAATGACTAATTTCTTCACTTACACAATAAGAGGGCTTAAGAAACCACCATATTCATCTTCTAAAGTTTGAGGAAGATCCCAATGAAAGAGTGTCACAAATGGCGTTAAACCTATAAATAGCGTCATCAATAAAAGAGAGTTATAAGTTTGACAAAATGACTTCTTTTAATGAGTGCATGTAACTCTTATTGTATAAATTATTGATCATGTAAGGTGGGATGACTCACCATTGCGTAAGAGCTCATTGATAAGATTGTTGTAATATTTGATTCCTTCCTTGTTCACTCCTCCACTTAACTTTCCatctaataattaaaataaaaccagaaaataaagaaataagtgCACCGATAACATTATTTAAACTGAACTCTAAAAAAGTTGGACTATATGTTATCGAACTTGAACTTCGActtctatttaatttatgtttgaaaaaaaaaatatttttgcttaAGTTATTGCAATTAAGTATTTtaattgaacccaaaaaaaaaaattgttatattATTTGGTAGACAACTTGGACACATTACTTAAGCGAAAACCATGAAGGCAGAAATATTGATGATTGGTCACAAATGAACTTACTTGGTAACAATCTTGACCATGAGATAGAGAATCGATAGGCATCCCACCCGATATTCTTCATAATCTCCACATCTTCCTATAGTgcatgacaaaaaagaaatcagatAAAAATTATCGGGAGCTTATCTTCAATGTGATGAGTTTTCTTCATGCTTCAAAATTTAATGTGTGCACATTGGGTCATGAACCTTATAGCGGTGATATTGATCAACAGTGATATCTCCATTGCTTCTATCACTAATCTTTTCTGCAATTACTCatagaaaatttatttatttagagcATAAGAGTAAACGTAGCAcgattttgttattttaactaattgatgatttgattggaCAAACCTGGATATTTGTGGGTGAAGGTATCCCAAATGCTTGGTCCTCTACCACCTTCTTTTGCAGCACCTTCATACTGAAATACACAAGAGACACAATGAAGAAGATGTCAATATTATTGCGTGGATCGATGCTTGGTctgaatttgaaagaaaacacTAATCAAAACTCAAATTAAAGCCCAGAAAAGGACTTACTTGGTAAGATCCAGAACCTACACCAAATACGAACCCTTCTGGAAAACTGCTCCTATTGAGAGAAGCAATGTCAAAATGTGTGGGTGGAGCTCTAATATCAGCTTCGCTATTTGTGAAAGCAAAGCCAATTAGTAGCAGTATGCCTAAGAGAAAAGAACGTAATTGCATTGCCATAACTTgagggtttttcttttgttgttggtaATAATCTTGAGAAGTATAAGTTGGCTTTGGCTGGCATGCTGTATGGCCTTTATGTAGAGGAGGAAGTACGTGTTGCGCATGACAGTAAAGAAACCCCCCAGAACTCAACTGCTATATTCAAACACGCAATATAATATTTGGTGCCGGTCTGATTTGTTCTCCTGATTGCCATTTGGGTCAAACTGtgaaaagaaatttgacacaGAATTCTTTTCTTCACAATGTAAATTTGTAGATTGTTTAAATTCTTGGGCTTGATATGTGGTTGATGAGATTGTTTAAATTCTTGGACTTATTTATGGTCAAAGTAATGACATTATAACCgctgaaagaaaaataacgtAATTGACAAAAACTAATGACATTGTCACTGCATGTTTATCTTATTGGACTCTAAATATGCAAAGGATGAGTTTTCCCCCCACGCTAGCTGCAGACTTGTTCAAACACGTGAAAATTATTATCACTTCTTCACGTTCTTCTTTCATCCCAAATTGAAACTTACCTTTCAAaatcatttaaattttttttttaatctcctAGAATTTTATATGAAATCAGTGCtgttattaattttgaaatgcatctacgagtttttataaaaaatatccaaaatttaCCCTCCACTTTCAAAAACGttagtttttataaaatctttcAAATATAGCCAAAAACTCACCTAAATAGACACAAATgcctttaaaaattaaaacccacATAAACCTAAAATGCAAAACCCTACTACACAAAGTTTGGATTCGCACGCACGTTT
Above is a window of Prunus persica cultivar Lovell chromosome G2, Prunus_persica_NCBIv2, whole genome shotgun sequence DNA encoding:
- the LOC18786908 gene encoding beta-glucosidase 12 isoform X1: MAMQLRSFLLGILLLIGFAFTNSEADIRAPPTHFDIASLNRSSFPEGFVFGVGSGSYQYEGAAKEGGRGPSIWDTFTHKYPEKISDRSNGDITVDQYHRYKEDVEIMKNIGWDAYRFSISWSRLLPNGKLSGGVNKEGIKYYNNLINELLRNGLTPFVTLFHWDLPQTLEDEYGGFLSPLIVNHFQDYAELCYKEFGDRVKHWSTLNEPHTFTYYGYATGSLAPGRCSAWQQLNCTGGDSSTEPYLVAHHLLLAHATAVKLYKNRYQASQNGVIGIELNSDWFEPLSEVKENKKAALRALDFMFGWFAEPLTSGDYPQSMRSRVGSRLPKFTKEQSKLLIASFDFLGLNYYTGYYASDAPQNNSAFPSCTTDAGVNISSERNGVLIGPKAASAWLNVYPQGIRHLLLYIKEKYHNPIIYITENGVDEFNDPKLSLAEALNDTNRIDYYNRHLYYVQSSIENGVKVKGFFPWTLLDDFEWSSGFTIRFGITYVDYNDMLKRYPKLSAHWFKSFLKKY
- the LOC18786908 gene encoding beta-glucosidase 12 isoform X2, yielding MKVLQKKVVEDQAFGIPSPTNIQEDVEIMKNIGWDAYRFSISWSRLLPNGKLSGGVNKEGIKYYNNLINELLRNGLTPFVTLFHWDLPQTLEDEYGGFLSPLIVNHFQDYAELCYKEFGDRVKHWSTLNEPHTFTYYGYATGSLAPGRCSAWQQLNCTGGDSSTEPYLVAHHLLLAHATAVKLYKNRYQASQNGVIGIELNSDWFEPLSEVKENKKAALRALDFMFGWFAEPLTSGDYPQSMRSRVGSRLPKFTKEQSKLLIASFDFLGLNYYTGYYASDAPQNNSAFPSCTTDAGVNISSERNGVLIGPKAASAWLNVYPQGIRHLLLYIKEKYHNPIIYITENGVDEFNDPKLSLAEALNDTNRIDYYNRHLYYVQSSIENGVKVKGFFPWTLLDDFEWSSGFTIRFGITYVDYNDMLKRYPKLSAHWFKSFLKKY